The Raphanus sativus cultivar WK10039 chromosome 2, ASM80110v3, whole genome shotgun sequence DNA segment TGAATCCGATGGTTCTGATCCTCGACGGATCTGATTCCGATCTGTGTTTCTCTGTCTGTTACTTGATTCGATTACTATGTTCTTTGTTACTACTACTGTTACTTGCTTTGTCCCCAAATCGGTACGTTAATCTTCCTGCTGCTGCTTTTATCAGCCCGGAGAACGTTcgatttcttctttgttttacatattcgctttttcttcttcttcttcttcttaagctaattgttttttttgctgATTATTGTTTTGATTGACAGATCATTAACGATCGTGAGACTGGAAGATCAAGGGGATTCGGATTCGTTACCTTCAAGGATGAGAAATCCATGAGGGATGCTATCGAGGAGATGAACGGAAAGGAGCTTGACGGCCGTACCATTACCGTCAACGAGGCTCAGTctagaggaagcggcggtggTGGAGGCCGTGGTGGTGGCGGATACGGAGGCCGCGGTGGAGGTGGATACGGTGGAGGAGGCGGTGGATATGGTGACAGACGTAGCGGAGGTTACGGatctggtggtggtggaggtcGTGGatacggtggtggtggtggcggctACGGTGGTGGTGGCAGACGTGATGGAGGTGGTTACGGAGGTGGTGATGGTGCTTACGGAGGAAGCGGCGGAGGTGGTGGTGGCTGGTAATCAACCATTATGGCGTTGTTGTCTGCTTCTCTCTGTTTTCGCTTTAGATTTGGTTCCgtctggtttggtttggttcttgTTCACTTTTTTGCTGTAACAGATCGTTTATGTCTTGTTTGCCTTAAACGAAATGTTAATTCGCATGTTCACTAAATGATAAGTTTCCTTTGATTTGCATCGCTATTATCTGcccatttatatatttaagcttatttaaaaaaaaattaaactagaaAAGGGTATTATTATTCACCAACACTTCCTGCTTAATCTTTATTTAAGATGCTGATCATTATTGCGTTTTACTAATAGATAAAGATGATTTGAGTTGTTAGTCCAGATCTCATCTCTTTGATTTGATGATATTCTCCGAATATTCTCTTTCCGACTTTTATgttgtttataattttcttcAATGTCGACATATGTTCACAAGGAAAGATATCTTCAATTATTTGAAATTGAAATACATATTCCAACATTCCCAAAAAGGTTGTTTTCACTATGTGTGTGTCACTCATGGCAATACGTGAAGGAACATCCATGAAATGATCCTGCGTAGATATAAACTTTTTTAACAAAACCACATTATTTTAAGCTGTATGTCTATCATATCTTTGCTCTTGTATAATAAACTATTCAGAgcttttttttatagaaaaaaaactattcaaaGAGTTCAAACATAATGCAGAGTtactcttttcctttttttcaaaAGAGTGCAGATTCGCCAACTTTTTATGATCAAagatttaaaacattttcttcaaatgagtAAAAGTTCTTAGAGTTTTATGTGCTAAGGATCAGGCATCCATCACTACAAAACATCCTAATTGAGCTACAACAAATAGCTTAAGTCTACAAGGGAAGGAAAGGTTACATCAGGATTCGTTCGTCTAGTTGCAGAAGGACCAACCACTTTGGTAAGGAATGTACTATATCACTTAGTCTTCGCAAGAAAATGCTTACcctttcctttctttctttttttcctacATATTCTTGGAAAGCTACTGTGATAATAATCTGCACAAAGTCATCACTGTCTACAGGCAACGTGTTTAAAGTATGGCCGtgttatattcatatataagaAGATTAATGCAAGTTGAAGCCCGAGAGATATGGAATAAAATCCAATAGATCTTTACTCAAATGTAACTTTTCATATATCACCAAAGTGGAGATGCAAGAGTATCCTTCCATATTGAGTAAGAACCAGTTCATCCAGATGTTTCTGAAAAAGATTCACTGTACAGCTAAGGAGATTCCCCCAAAGCTCAAAGCTCAAAGTAAAGTACTGTACTGTTAGTGGGGATATATGTAATTACTACCATTTTAAAACACCTCTGGCTCTAaggtaaagaagaagaaaaacgatGATGAGAATCTATATACTGTGAATGGGCTACTTGCAGTCAGAATCCCACAAGCAACTTGCAgcctatatatatatctctgGGATATATTATGCACCCACCAGCCTCATGATTAAGATTCTTTTGTCTGTTTTGAACCTTTCTTTCTTGTAAAGTAagttttatactactatttCCAAAAACTAATCTCTTCATCTCTCACAATCAAGATTCAGGAGTAATATTTATAACTAGGAGTAGCACAAATGCAAGTATCTCTTAAATGAGTGGATATACAAAGAAGTGACATGTAAAAGTAATTAACAGTAATAGCAACACAAGTTTTCAAAATTCCACCAAGAAAAATGACTGTTTAACCAACTGAAGACCAAAAATGCAAATGAATGACCAAGAAAGAAGCATAATTGGTAAACTTCCAAAATAGAGTTGACCCTTTTTTCACACCATTGTACGGACATGTTGGTTTGATGTAGCTTGAGATAAATGACCAAGGAAAATCATAGTTGGCAATCAATAATTAAGTTTGATCCCCCAACTCTCCTGCAAGGACTTTAAAATTCAGAAGAACCTATTACTAACGgtgtctgtgtgtgtgtgtacatATGAAATTAATGTGATCTGCAAAGTGTTTTTACTGTTCTTAGTCAAAGAAATAACAGAGAATTTTCCCCCGGAGGACAGAGTTTTCCACAAAGTAGATGAATACTGACATATAATTTACTAACTTCCCAACCTCAATCTAGAACATAGCTCATCTCTAACTCATTTGACATGGTAAACATAGTAATCACAATTCACAACAGTCAAGTACATCAAATCTTCCTGCCTAGCTTCAAACTCAAAACGTATTAAGGAGAAAGAATTTAGAAACAACATATTAGTGGCTAGT contains these protein-coding regions:
- the LOC130494308 gene encoding glycine-rich RNA-binding protein 10 isoform X2, with amino-acid sequence MFFVTTTVTCFVPKSIINDRETGRSRGFGFVTFKDEKSMRDAIEEMNGKELDGRTITVNEAQSRGSGGGGGRGGGGYGGRGGGGYGGGGGGYGDRRSGGYGSGGGGGRGYGGGGGGYGGGGRRDGGGYGGGDGAYGGSGGGGGGW
- the LOC130494308 gene encoding glycine-rich RNA-binding protein 10 isoform X1, with translation MSAEVEYRCFVGGLAWATGDQELERTFSQFGEVIDSKIINDRETGRSRGFGFVTFKDEKSMRDAIEEMNGKELDGRTITVNEAQSRGSGGGGGRGGGGYGGRGGGGYGGGGGGYGDRRSGGYGSGGGGGRGYGGGGGGYGGGGRRDGGGYGGGDGAYGGSGGGGGGW